Proteins encoded within one genomic window of Streptomyces sp. NBC_00239:
- a CDS encoding GGDEF domain-containing protein: MTTSTAVRAVIDPASALLAARTEIESGAPSLGVLAQLTQLTEMLLTQVETLAEQLTEARTCPVTQLPTRAAWNALAEEVCTSGAAVVLLIDLNDFKPVNDAYGHAAGDAVLAATGARLRSWTDGRGYAGRLGGDEFVAVIRDEPHLAVAISNLRDQLHNPVSHGGARLSVAAAIGVATVPGNTPEALSAAMSRADRRMYRDKGRPGRR, from the coding sequence ATGACTACCTCCACCGCCGTACGCGCCGTCATCGACCCGGCGTCCGCTCTCCTCGCGGCGCGCACCGAGATCGAAAGCGGAGCGCCCAGCCTCGGAGTCCTGGCCCAGCTCACCCAGCTCACCGAAATGCTCCTCACGCAGGTCGAGACCCTGGCCGAGCAGCTCACCGAGGCACGAACCTGCCCGGTCACCCAGCTCCCGACCCGGGCCGCATGGAACGCCCTGGCCGAGGAGGTCTGCACCTCCGGCGCCGCCGTCGTGCTGCTCATCGACCTCAACGACTTCAAGCCCGTCAACGACGCGTACGGTCACGCCGCCGGTGACGCCGTCCTCGCGGCCACCGGCGCGCGCCTGCGGTCCTGGACGGACGGCCGTGGGTACGCGGGCCGGCTGGGAGGGGACGAGTTCGTGGCCGTCATCCGGGACGAGCCCCATCTGGCCGTGGCCATCTCGAACCTCCGGGACCAGCTCCACAACCCGGTCTCCCATGGCGGTGCCCGCCTGTCGGTCGCGGCTGCCATCGGCGTGGCCACCGTGCCCGGCAACACCCCCGAGGCCCTCTCCGCGGCGATGAGCAGGGCCGACCGCCGCATGTACCGCGACAAGGGGCGGCCCGGCCGCCGCTGA
- a CDS encoding winged helix-turn-helix domain-containing protein, with amino-acid sequence MSPHSRSRQAVDMATGHVVQLEIFGEDDAQKKKQSVRYDWNPNPGRHANLAKALMQKVWDKDSGYDQNDRDILGFYIAHSPEGTEPLRMTFKEISGKLGVSQPKVSKSVGKLNTGGLLLMAEQIARIKFYRINPRAAFDGPAVAQVEAVKDARFPVVPAPEKAKAPTRARKQAATAHKEAKAS; translated from the coding sequence ATGTCACCGCACAGCCGGTCCCGGCAAGCCGTGGACATGGCGACGGGCCACGTCGTTCAGCTGGAGATCTTCGGCGAGGACGACGCGCAGAAGAAGAAGCAATCCGTCCGCTACGACTGGAACCCCAACCCGGGTCGTCACGCAAACCTGGCTAAGGCCCTGATGCAGAAGGTTTGGGACAAGGACTCTGGTTACGACCAGAACGACCGTGACATCCTGGGCTTCTACATCGCGCACTCCCCCGAAGGGACCGAGCCGCTGCGGATGACCTTCAAGGAGATCTCCGGCAAGCTCGGCGTGAGCCAGCCGAAGGTCAGCAAGAGCGTGGGCAAGCTCAACACCGGAGGACTTCTTCTGATGGCTGAGCAGATCGCCAGGATCAAGTTCTACCGCATCAACCCGCGGGCGGCGTTTGACGGCCCTGCGGTCGCGCAAGTGGAAGCAGTGAAGGATGCTCGCTTCCCGGTTGTGCCTGCTCCGGAGAAGGCGAAGGCGCCGACTCGGGCCAGGAAGCAGGCAGCGACGGCACATAAGGAGGCCAAAGCTTCATGA
- a CDS encoding RapZ C-terminal domain-containing protein translates to MHDVRIISFGFLHGDAPAADIVLDLRTHFRDPHVDPSLRHLTANDEAVRDAVRSTDGIPELTEAAADMVEAYLNGPSGEHPVTVAVGCAGGRHRAASVAMDLAAELDRGRSLVVTVLHRDIQLDVVDR, encoded by the coding sequence GTGCACGACGTCCGCATCATCTCGTTCGGCTTCCTGCACGGCGACGCCCCAGCGGCGGACATCGTCCTGGATCTGCGCACTCACTTCCGCGACCCCCACGTCGATCCCTCGCTCCGGCATCTCACGGCCAACGACGAGGCCGTACGCGACGCCGTACGGAGTACCGACGGAATCCCCGAGCTGACCGAGGCCGCCGCCGACATGGTCGAGGCGTACCTCAACGGTCCCTCGGGCGAGCATCCCGTAACCGTTGCGGTCGGCTGTGCCGGCGGAAGGCACCGGGCTGCATCAGTGGCCATGGATCTGGCCGCAGAACTCGACCGCGGCCGCAGCCTGGTGGTCACCGTCCTCCACCGGGACATCCAGCTGGACGTGGTCGACCGCTGA
- a CDS encoding MarR family transcriptional regulator yields the protein MTVPVEQTNDALAYTPDLGREVLLGTAGYAGSHYRILQYVLTSVPLGNTLRETARDIAAALGVTEGTVSKGVKKLSAEGWLATAYSIGVVNFYMAGPKVFELAEKKAQEEDQPLATVSHLPVRHADVDEG from the coding sequence ATGACCGTGCCTGTTGAGCAGACGAATGATGCACTGGCGTACACGCCAGACCTCGGTAGGGAGGTCCTCCTCGGGACTGCCGGGTACGCAGGCTCCCACTACCGGATCCTTCAGTACGTCCTGACCTCTGTTCCTCTGGGGAACACGCTGCGCGAGACAGCCCGCGACATCGCGGCCGCCCTCGGCGTCACTGAGGGGACCGTGTCCAAGGGCGTTAAGAAGCTCTCCGCAGAGGGCTGGCTGGCGACGGCCTACTCGATCGGGGTGGTCAACTTCTACATGGCGGGCCCGAAGGTCTTCGAGCTCGCCGAGAAGAAGGCCCAGGAAGAGGACCAGCCGCTCGCGACCGTCAGCCACCTTCCTGTCCGTCACGCAGACGTCGACGAGGGGTAG
- a CDS encoding GntR family transcriptional regulator, whose product MATKSEEIADQLSARIGAGRDYPPGSTLPGFDDLTEEFGVSRLTISRAVELLALKGLVRTVKKAGIIVLQPVARRTVREVVRRSTSGYVFPVAASAPGPWILHGRPQVGRLPMPEPVAELFGLDHGTEALRLRRVSSPPGEPPLQLADTWLHPGELDALPELEKWEPGLGGHLDVIEQKAGHGPLSWERRERTDLPTSEEAQLLQVSRQLPVWRQFTIGTSGRTSRPVEITAVVIPGARIEYATKLRRDASARWPVEPIEPAPVSFDVG is encoded by the coding sequence GTGGCGACGAAGAGTGAAGAGATCGCCGACCAGCTGTCGGCGCGCATCGGAGCGGGCAGGGACTACCCGCCGGGTAGCACCTTGCCCGGCTTCGACGACTTGACGGAGGAGTTCGGGGTGTCGCGGCTGACCATCAGCCGGGCCGTCGAGCTGCTCGCGCTGAAGGGTCTGGTCCGGACGGTGAAGAAGGCTGGGATCATCGTGCTCCAGCCGGTCGCACGCCGCACCGTGCGGGAGGTCGTGCGGCGTTCCACCAGCGGCTATGTCTTTCCCGTGGCGGCCTCGGCCCCTGGGCCCTGGATCCTGCACGGACGCCCCCAGGTCGGCCGCCTGCCGATGCCTGAGCCCGTTGCCGAGCTGTTCGGCCTCGACCACGGCACGGAAGCGCTCCGGCTTCGCCGGGTGTCGTCCCCGCCCGGGGAGCCGCCGTTGCAGCTCGCCGACACCTGGCTGCACCCGGGGGAACTGGACGCACTGCCGGAGCTGGAGAAGTGGGAGCCGGGGCTGGGCGGCCACCTGGACGTCATCGAGCAGAAAGCCGGCCACGGCCCGCTGTCCTGGGAGAGGCGGGAGAGGACCGACCTGCCCACGTCGGAAGAGGCGCAACTGCTACAGGTCTCCCGGCAGTTGCCGGTCTGGCGGCAGTTCACCATCGGCACGTCCGGACGGACGAGTCGACCGGTGGAGATCACGGCCGTCGTGATCCCCGGTGCGCGCATCGAGTACGCCACGAAACTGCGGCGCGATGCCTCGGCCCGCTGGCCGGTGGAACCCATCGAGCCTGCCCCGGTGTCCTTCGACGTGGGCTGA
- the dnaB gene encoding replicative DNA helicase has protein sequence MSIVSPALPADDASAPRRPHNDGFERVPPHSQEAETAVLGGQMLSTDAIEEVIDSPMQRRDYYRPHHETIQDAIWYLHSKNEPVDPITVGAELTKRGEIVRIGGASYLHTLVQSVPTAANAAYYAEIVHEHAVLRRLIQAGTRITQLGYSGEGELDDVQNAVEAEIQDALAGQKETTSYAFVKEDIQGFWDDLDARQKGLTNQTGVPTGFADLDALTNGLQPGQLIVIGARPAMGKSTLALDIARNVSIKHGMTSAFFSLEMGRNEIAMRLYSAECRVGLHHIRAGTVSDDDLLRMANRTPAIEEAPLIVDDSPNLSLMEIRSRARRIKVSKGGLKLLVIDYLQLMQSGGSRRPENRQQEVSDMSRNLKLLAKELEIPIIALSQMNRGPEQRTDKRPQISELRESGAIEQDADMVILLHREDAYDKESSRAGEADMILAKHRNGPTATITVAFQGHYSRFVDMASDVA, from the coding sequence ATGTCCATCGTCTCACCCGCCCTGCCCGCCGACGACGCTTCCGCCCCCCGCCGGCCCCACAACGACGGATTCGAGCGCGTCCCGCCTCACAGCCAAGAGGCGGAAACGGCCGTGCTCGGCGGACAGATGCTGAGCACGGACGCGATCGAAGAGGTCATCGACTCCCCCATGCAGCGGCGGGACTACTACCGCCCGCACCACGAAACGATCCAGGACGCCATCTGGTACCTGCACTCCAAGAACGAGCCCGTCGACCCCATCACCGTCGGGGCGGAGCTCACCAAGCGCGGCGAGATCGTCAGGATCGGCGGCGCGTCCTACCTCCACACCCTGGTCCAGTCCGTGCCGACCGCGGCGAACGCCGCCTACTACGCCGAGATCGTCCACGAGCACGCGGTCCTGCGCCGCTTGATCCAGGCCGGAACGCGGATCACGCAGCTGGGCTACTCCGGCGAAGGGGAGCTCGACGACGTACAGAACGCGGTGGAAGCCGAAATCCAGGATGCCCTGGCGGGCCAGAAGGAGACCACCAGCTACGCCTTCGTCAAGGAAGACATCCAGGGCTTCTGGGATGATCTTGACGCCCGTCAGAAGGGCCTCACGAACCAGACAGGCGTTCCGACCGGCTTCGCTGACCTCGACGCGCTGACCAATGGCCTCCAGCCCGGCCAGCTCATCGTCATCGGCGCCCGCCCGGCCATGGGTAAGTCCACCCTGGCACTGGACATCGCTCGCAATGTCTCCATCAAACATGGCATGACCTCGGCCTTCTTCTCCCTGGAGATGGGCCGCAACGAGATCGCCATGCGCCTCTACAGCGCCGAATGCCGGGTGGGCCTGCACCACATCCGCGCCGGCACGGTCTCCGACGACGATCTCCTCCGCATGGCCAATCGGACCCCGGCCATCGAAGAGGCACCACTGATCGTGGACGACTCCCCCAACCTGTCCCTGATGGAGATCCGCAGCCGGGCCCGGCGCATCAAGGTGTCCAAGGGCGGCCTGAAGCTGCTGGTCATCGACTATCTCCAGCTGATGCAGTCGGGTGGCAGCCGTCGGCCGGAGAACCGGCAGCAGGAGGTCTCGGACATGTCCCGCAACCTCAAGCTGCTCGCCAAGGAATTGGAGATCCCGATCATCGCGCTGTCGCAGATGAACCGCGGACCTGAGCAGCGCACCGACAAGCGGCCGCAGATCAGCGAGCTGCGCGAGTCCGGCGCGATCGAGCAGGATGCCGACATGGTGATCTTGCTGCACCGGGAAGACGCCTACGACAAGGAGTCATCGCGCGCGGGCGAAGCCGACATGATCTTGGCCAAGCACCGCAACGGGCCGACGGCCACGATCACCGTGGCTTTCCAGGGCCACTACAGCAGGTTCGTCGACATGGCGAGCGACGTCGCCTAG